A DNA window from Pyrus communis chromosome 3, drPyrComm1.1, whole genome shotgun sequence contains the following coding sequences:
- the LOC137728264 gene encoding uncharacterized mitochondrial protein AtMg00820-like, producing the protein MVEAVANNIDFSEFDDPKTFKEAVSSINATKWIEAIGSELGSMKNKKVRELVEKTENMKPIGCKWVFKTKRDLKGNIERHKARLVAKGFTQREEVDYKETFSPVSTKDAFRVIMAIVAYFDLILH; encoded by the coding sequence ATGGTTGAAGCAGTAGCCAACAACATTGATTTCTCAGAATTCGATGATCCCAAAACTTTTAAAGAAGCAGTCTCAAGTATAAATGCTACCAAATGGATAGAAGCAATTGGAAGTGAACTGGgatcaatgaaaaataaaaaagtccgGGAGCTTGTAGAGAAAACAGAAAACATGAAGCCAATAGGATGCAAATGGGTATTCAAGACCAAAAGAGATTTGAAGGGAAACATAGAGAGACACAAAGCGAGACTTGTAGCAAAAGGGTTTACTCAGAGAGAAGAAGTGGATTATAAAGAGACCTTCAGTCCTGTTTCAACAAAAGATGCATTTAGAGTTATTATGGCCATTGTTGCATATTTTGATCTAATCTTGCACTAA
- the LOC137728265 gene encoding uncharacterized protein, translated as MIDQEEALLASFQVRHILIDRVLEAQMNDEESQELIQVVSERKKKDLWIREFDNMLMQESRMYMPNIAELKKDILDEAHISAYAMHLGSTKIYHSSIGMSPFEALYGKSCYTSLSWSEVGERVLVGLKIFDEITQNIQLSPWKSVVWFGKKEINPDLTYDEEPVRILDWKDKVLRNKTVHMVKVLWRNHSGEEATWETEDRLRDMYPCLFYEY; from the exons ATGATAGATCAGGAAGAAGCTTTACTTGCCAGTTTCCAGGTCAGACatattttaattgatcgtgtgCTCGAGGCTCAAATGAATGATGAAGAATCTCAGGAGTTAATTCAGGTAGTgtcagaaaggaagaagaaggatcTTTGGATTCGAGAATTTGATAACATGCTTATGCAGGAAAGTCGGATGTACATGCCGAATATTGCAGAACTAAAGAAAGatattctcgatgaagcacatatatcGGCATATGCGATGCATCTTGGGAGTACCAAGAT TTACCATTCTAGTATTGGTATGTCACCTTTCGAGGCTCTCTATGGTAAATCCTGTTATACTTCTCTATCTTGGTCTGAAGTTGGTGAGAGGGTGTTAGTGGGCCTAAAGATTTTTGATGAGATTACCCAGAATATTCAG ctATCTCCGTGGAAGAGCGTTGTATGGTTTGGTaagaaag AAATTAATCCAGACTTAACATATGACGAGGAGCCAGTGAGGATTTTAGACTGGAAGGATAAGGTACTTAGGAACAAGACTGTGCacatggtgaaagttttgtggaggaaccacTCAGGGGAGGAAGCTACATGGGAGACGGAGGATCGTCTGAGGGATATGTATCCATGCCTATTTTATGAGTATTGA
- the LOC137730096 gene encoding pathogenesis-related protein 1-like yields the protein MGLCKISLSLLYILGSALIQSTHAQDTPQDFLNSHNSARAAVGVGPLMWEDNIARFAQNHANQRTGDCNLTHTYGQYGENLSTSTADLPGAEAVDRWVAEKVDYNYESNSCVDGKMCGHYRQVVWNTTVRVGCAKVRCNNGGTFIGCNYDPPGNYQDEKPY from the coding sequence ATGGGGTTGTGCAAGATTTCCTTATCCCTCCTTTACATTTTAGGCTCAGCCCTAATCCAATCGACTCATGCCCAAGACACACCCCAAGACTTCCTCAATTCCCACAATTCCGCTCGCGCAGCAGTAGGCGTCGGTCCCTTGATGTGGGAGGACAATATAGCACGCTTTGCACAAAACCACGCCAACCAACGTACTGGCGACTGCAATCTCACACACACCTATGGGCAATACGGCGAAAACCTTTCCACAAGCACGGCTGACTTGCCAGGAGCGGAGGCTGTGGACAGGTGGGTGGCGGAGAAGGTTGACTACAATTATGAGTCAAACTCGTGTGTTGATGGCAAGATGTGTGGGCATTATAGGCAGGTGGTTTGGAATACGACAGTTCGTGTAGGGTGTGCAAAAGTAAGGTGCAATAATGGGGGTACCTTCATTGGGTGTAACTATGATCCCCCCGGCAACTATCAAGATGAGAAGCCTTACTAA